A region of Subdoligranulum variabile DNA encodes the following proteins:
- the udk gene encoding uridine kinase, whose translation MNTIIIGIAGGTGSGKTTLTERLRDHFGADEVSVINHDSYYKRHDELPYEERCKLNYDHPDSFDTPLMVAHLRELRAGHPVQVPVYDYTIHNRSNETVLVKPAPVIIVEGILIFDSPELCDLMDMKVFVDTDADVRILRRIVRDVKERGRTLDSVVTQYLTTVKPMHEQFVEPSKRKADLIVPEGGHNLVALELLIKWVADHLKEQ comes from the coding sequence ATGAATACCATCATCATCGGGATTGCCGGCGGCACCGGCAGCGGCAAGACCACTCTGACTGAACGGCTTCGTGACCATTTTGGTGCCGACGAGGTCAGCGTCATCAACCACGACAGCTACTACAAGCGCCACGATGAGCTGCCTTACGAAGAACGCTGCAAACTGAACTACGACCATCCCGACAGCTTCGACACCCCACTGATGGTTGCTCATCTGCGGGAGTTGCGGGCCGGACATCCGGTACAGGTTCCTGTGTACGACTACACCATTCACAACCGCAGCAACGAGACGGTGCTCGTCAAGCCGGCCCCGGTCATCATCGTGGAGGGCATCCTGATCTTTGACTCTCCCGAACTCTGTGATCTGATGGATATGAAGGTCTTTGTGGACACCGATGCCGATGTGCGGATTCTGCGCCGTATCGTGCGGGACGTGAAGGAGCGAGGCCGTACGCTGGACAGCGTAGTGACTCAGTACCTGACCACCGTCAAACCGATGCACGAACAGTTCGTAGAGCCCAGCAAGCGCAAAGCGGACCTGATCGTCCCCGAAGGCGGCCACAACCTTGTGGCGCTGGAGCTGCTCATCAAATGGGTGGCGGATCATTTAAAGGAGCAATGA
- a CDS encoding deoxycytidylate deaminase, whose amino-acid sequence MKRTDYISWDEYFMGIALLSAMRSKDNNSQVGACIVSPENKILSLGYNGMPIGCNDDDMPWEREGDDLNTKYMYVCHSELNAILNSPHNDLTGARMYVTLFPCNECAKAIIQSGIKELIYLSDKYHDTHASIASRRMFNMTGVKYRAYQPTGREIHLEV is encoded by the coding sequence ATGAAACGAACGGATTATATCAGCTGGGATGAATACTTTATGGGCATTGCCCTGCTTTCCGCCATGCGCTCCAAGGATAACAACAGCCAGGTGGGCGCCTGCATCGTCAGCCCCGAAAATAAAATCCTGTCGCTGGGCTACAACGGTATGCCCATCGGCTGCAACGACGACGATATGCCCTGGGAGCGGGAAGGCGACGACCTGAACACCAAATACATGTACGTCTGCCACTCGGAACTGAATGCAATTCTCAACAGCCCACACAACGATCTGACCGGTGCGCGGATGTACGTGACGCTGTTCCCCTGCAACGAATGTGCCAAGGCGATCATTCAAAGCGGCATCAAGGAACTGATCTACCTGTCGGACAAATACCACGACACGCACGCCAGCATCGCCAGCCGTCGCATGTTCAATATGACCGGCGTCAAATATCGTGCCTACCAGCCCACCGGCCGGGAGATTCATCTGGAAGTGTAA
- a CDS encoding sporulation transcriptional regulator SpoIIID has product MKGDPEERAVAVGRYIVRSGATVRAAAAVFGVSKSTIWKDQSRLRHTHPGLWAEVQTVVQRNKAERHLRGGEATRRKYLHKESCATVRRTV; this is encoded by the coding sequence ATGAAAGGTGACCCGGAGGAGCGGGCTGTGGCCGTAGGGCGGTACATCGTGCGCAGCGGCGCCACCGTGCGCGCGGCAGCCGCGGTGTTCGGGGTGAGCAAAAGCACGATCTGGAAAGATCAGAGCAGGCTGCGCCACACCCATCCCGGCTTATGGGCCGAGGTGCAGACCGTAGTGCAGCGTAACAAGGCCGAACGACATCTGCGGGGCGGCGAGGCTACCCGCAGGAAATATTTACACAAAGAATCTTGCGCCACCGTACGGCGCACAGTATAA
- a CDS encoding pyridoxal-phosphate dependent enzyme gives MGILKSYYQEVYRSPVVRLDGYSGRHNLSSSILAYLDFGGATGTSKDGLAETMLALATERGALKPGMPVVEASSGSFGAALAVSCATTGHPCILVVPSSLPIARRKRLQDLGARIVVSSSAGRRAMDRIAEETAQRYGGYFTHYFANDDNPEYHRRVTGPQILKAAGDAVDAIVIGVGSGGTVTGVGEYIKAWNSMIRIVAVEPTECAAISGGFIGQHGIAGIGPGFVPENYNPYVVDTVLTVTTADAERAAQEVLFFDGVPACASAGATLAAAVQLIGTGKAKRPLCVFAGRKMYE, from the coding sequence GTGGGAATTCTCAAAAGCTACTATCAGGAAGTCTACCGTTCTCCCGTTGTGCGCCTGGACGGTTATTCCGGCCGCCACAATCTGAGTTCCAGTATTCTGGCGTATCTGGATTTCGGCGGCGCAACAGGCACCTCCAAGGACGGTCTTGCCGAAACGATGCTGGCCCTTGCCACCGAAAGGGGTGCGCTGAAGCCCGGCATGCCGGTGGTGGAAGCCAGTTCGGGCAGTTTCGGTGCGGCGCTGGCGGTAAGCTGCGCTACCACAGGCCATCCCTGCATCCTGGTCGTGCCCAGCAGCCTGCCTATCGCACGCCGTAAGCGGCTGCAGGATCTGGGAGCCAGGATTGTTGTCAGCAGCAGCGCCGGCCGCCGGGCAATGGACCGTATTGCGGAAGAGACGGCCCAGCGTTATGGCGGGTATTTTACCCATTACTTTGCCAACGATGATAATCCCGAATACCACCGCCGGGTGACCGGGCCGCAGATTCTCAAGGCCGCCGGCGATGCCGTGGATGCCATCGTCATCGGCGTAGGCAGCGGCGGCACTGTCACCGGTGTGGGCGAATACATCAAAGCGTGGAACAGCATGATCCGCATTGTGGCGGTGGAACCCACCGAGTGTGCGGCCATTTCAGGGGGCTTCATCGGCCAGCACGGCATTGCAGGCATTGGCCCCGGATTCGTGCCGGAGAATTACAACCCCTATGTGGTGGACACCGTGTTGACGGTAACCACCGCCGACGCGGAGCGCGCCGCGCAGGAAGTCCTCTTCTTTGACGGGGTGCCTGCCTGCGCCAGCGCTGGCGCCACCCTGGCTGCGGCGGTCCAGCTGATCGGAACCGGAAAAGCCAAACGACCGCTCTGCGTCTTTGCCGGGCGAAAAATGTACGAATAG
- the ylxM gene encoding YlxM family DNA-binding protein: protein MAGKPQKNLAYSVLLDFYGPVLTEKQRLILTEYYDEDLSLAEIAENFGITRQGVRDAIKHGEAALDELEAKLGNARHHTATQQDLTRLRQLVMEIRCCNSGLFNPVPQIRTDTDEMLRILDRLDTQEDTDGL, encoded by the coding sequence ATGGCGGGCAAACCGCAGAAAAATCTGGCCTACTCGGTCCTGCTGGACTTTTACGGCCCGGTCCTGACCGAGAAGCAGCGCCTGATCCTGACAGAGTATTATGACGAGGATCTTTCCCTGGCCGAGATCGCCGAAAATTTCGGCATTACCCGGCAGGGGGTGCGGGACGCCATCAAGCATGGCGAGGCCGCTCTGGACGAACTGGAAGCCAAACTGGGGAATGCGCGGCACCACACGGCGACGCAGCAGGACCTGACGCGGCTGCGCCAGCTGGTCATGGAGATCCGGTGCTGCAACTCGGGACTCTTCAATCCGGTCCCGCAGATCCGCACCGACACCGACGAAATGCTTCGGATTTTGGACCGATTGGATACGCAGGAGGATACCGATGGCCTTTGA